The genomic stretch TGATTTTTGGCAAAGCAAACAGCGCCAGGACTTGGCCAAAGACGCCCTTAACCGCATCTTGGCGGCGGACCCCAACAACACCGAGGCCCTTTACCGGCTGGCGATGATCGCCATTCAAGAAGGGGATAACACCCATGCTTCGGCGTACATCGAGCGCTTGAAAACCGTAGCGCCGAACGATGCGCACCTTGAAGAGCTGCGCATCGCTCAAGCCTCTACCGATGTCGACTCCGGCGCCCTTGGCGAAGCCCGGGTGCTGGCCGCCAGCGGCCAGGCTGAAGAAGCCATCGCCCGCTATAAAAGCCTGTTCAGCGGTGACACGCCGCCAGCGAGCCTGGCGCTGGAGTACTATCAGACCCTCGCCGGTACCCAAAACGGCTGGGACGCTGCCCGCCAGGGGCTCGCCAAGCTTCATCAGGCCCAACCGGGCAATAGCGCCGTGGCCATTGCCTACGGCCAGGTGCTGACCTACCGCGACAGCACCCGCCGCCAGGGCATCAACCTGCTGGCCAAGTACGACGCCGTCAGCAAAGACGCCACCAAAGCCTGGCGCCAGGGGTTGTTGTGGCTTGATGCCGACAAAGCCGACCAACCTCTCTATCAGGCCTTTGAACAGGCCCACCCCGGCGATAAGCAAGTCGCCGATTACTACCACGACAAAACCACCCTCTCTCCCACCCAGGCTGCGGATCAGGCCCGCAGCCTCGGTTATAAGGCCCTGGATGCCGGCAGGCTCGGCGAGGCCGAAAAAGCCTTCCGCCAGGCCCTGGCCACTAAAAGCCAAGACCCTCAGGCCCTGGCTGGACTGGGCCTTGTAGAGCTTCGCCGCCAGCGCTTTGCCAGCGCCCGGGATAACCTGGCCCAGGCCATCCGCCTGGCCCCTGCCCAAAAGAGCCAATGGCAAAAGGCCTATGAGAGCGCCGATTTTTACGCTCGGCTCGGCCAGGCCCGTAGCGCCAGCGAGCACCGTCAATACGATACCGCTCTGAATCTTCTTGCTCCCCTGACCGGGGCCGGTGGCAGCCAGGGCCATGACGCCCAGTTGCTAAAAGCCGATGTGCTGCAAAAGAAAGGGGAGCTCGACAGCGCCGAGGCCAGTTACCGGGCGCTGCTGGCCAAGCGAGGCACCGACAACGCCGCCCGCCTGGGGCTGGTCAACGTGCTGCGCCAACAGCAGCGCTGGAGTGAGGCAAGCGAGGTGGCTCAGGCGCTGCCGGCATCGGCTAAAGGCGAGCTAGGCGATCTGGCCTCTGGCCAGGCCATGGTGCTGCGTGACCGGGCCGCCAGCGAGTCGCCGGTGATGGCCGAAGCCACCCTGCGTCAGGCCAGCGTATTGGCCCCGAAAAACCCTTGGGTGCGCCTAGATTTGGCCCGGTTACTGAATAAAACCGGCCGCCCGCTGGCAGCCCAGGTGCTGGTTAACCGTGGCGTGCAAGACTATGGCCTGGCGGATGACCGCTACGTGGCGGCGCTGCTGGCCAAGGATCAGCAGCGTTGGGGTGATGTGGCCCGCCTGCTTGAGCCTGTTAGCGCCAGCAAACGCTCGGCCGAGATAAAGGATCTTTTGGAAAGCGCGGCCCTGCAGGCTCGCCTTGACGAGATAAAACGCCGCCAGCAGGTAGGTGACCGCGAAGGCGCCCGCCAGTTGATCATGGACATGTACAACAAGCCCCCCCAAAGTGCTGCCGGGGTGGGCGAAGTGGCGTCCATGCTCTATGAGAGCGGCGAGCCAGCCATGGCGCTCATGCTCATTCGCCAGAATGACCAAAAGGCCCTCACCTCACCGGTGGCCCAATACCAGACCCAGGTGCTGGTGATGATCAAAGCTGGCGCCGATCAGGAAGCCGATGCCCTGGTAGCCAGGCTCTCCCAGCGCCGGGATCTGGGCCCTGGCGACTGGGCCGCCATTGAACAGATCCGCAATGCCATGGCGGTGGCCAAGGCCGATAAATTGCGCCTGGCCGACCAGTTGGCCGAGGCCTACGACGTGCTGGCCGCCCGCTTGCGAGTGGCACCCAACGACGAACCGCTGCTGCTGGCCATGGCCCGCCTTTATCAAACCGGCAATAAAAACAGCAAAGCCCTGCAGATTTACCAATACACCCTCAAGCACAACCCCGGCAGCCTCGACGCCTTGAGCGGCGCCGTGGAAGTGGCCATTACCACCAAAGACCTGGACGTTGCCGACCAACTGCTGGCACAGCTGTCGAGGGATCAGGCCGAAGAACCAGCCATGTTGCTACTGGCCGCCAAGGTAGCCCGCGCCAGGGGTGACAACGACCAGGCCCTGCGCCTGCTGGCCAAATCCCGCAGCAAGCTCTTTGAAGGCCAGCAAGACCAGCCTTGGCTGGTGGCCAGCGACAGCCAGCCGGGCTTTGACAACCCTTTTGCCGCCAATAAGGCACCGGCCAAGGGCAAGGCTGGCGACAATCCCTGGCGCCGCCCCAGTTGGCTGCCGGGCGGAGACGACCTCTCCACCGAGCAATCGCCCTGGAAAGACCAAGACACCCCGGCCGGCCCGCCGTCACTGGTGGCCCAGATTGACAGCCTGACCCGCGAGATCCACAAGGACAGCGCCACCCGCCTCGACGCCAACGTGGAGTTTCGCTCCCGCAACGGCCAGGCGGGTTTGGGCCAGCTTGATGAGGTTAAAACCCCGGTTACCATCGAAACCCAGTTGGGCAGTGGCCGGCTTAAAGCCCAGATCACCCCCACTTACCTCAACGGCGGCACCCTTTCCGGTGATTACAGCCGCTTTGGCAGTGGCGCTCTGGGGAGCGCCGCCAGCACCCTGAGCCAAGATCTGAACGACATGCCGGATGTACTGGACGGTATTGAAGACACCGCTTACAGCTACGAGCAAGCCAGGCTGAGCGCCGAGAGCGCCCAGGCGATTTACCAGGCGGCGCTGGCCGACAAAACCCTGACCGCCATCCAGCAAGCCCAGTTTTTGGCCACCGCCAACCAGGCCGAACTGACCGCCACCCAGGCCAAGCGCAACTTCGACCGGGCCGTGCAACAAGACCTGCTAAAAGGCATCGGCCTCAATACCGACAACCTCACCAGCGAAGACTGGGCTACCCTCAACAGCTACTTTGGCCAGTTGGGTTTTGACAGCACAGGTGGTTTGTCTTCCACCAGTCTTGAAGCGTTTTTGGACAGCCGCGATGCCTTTGAATCCCTGCTTGGCTCCCTTAGGGCGCAGCTCAACAGCCTGATGCGCAGCGCCGAAGATCTGCCGGCGCAGCACGACGCCGGGGTGGCCTTGTCGCTGGCTTATGGAGTGGGTGATTTCAATTTCGATATCGGCACCACGCCTTTGGGATTTGAAGAGGTAAACCTAGTGGGCGGCGTGCAGTGGCAACCGCAGCTGGACGACAACCTGCGCCTGGATTTGAACCTGGAGCGCCGGGCCGTTACCGACAGCGTGCTGTCTTACGCCGGCACCTACGACCCCAGCACCGGCACCAGTTGGGGCGCCGTCACCAAAAACGGCCTGGGCGTAGGCCTGGGCTATGACGACGGCAACCTGGGGCTTTATGCCAACCTTGGCGGCTACCGCTACCTTGGCCATAACGTCTACAACAACACCGCTTTTGATCTGTCTCTTGGTGGCTATCTGCGCCCCATCGACACCAAAACCCGGCAACTGCAAACCGGCATTCATGTCAGCTTCCAGTCTTTTGACAAGAACATGAGCAACTTTGGCCTGGGCCATGGCGGCTACTTCAGCCCGCAAGACTATGTGGCGGTGTCGTTCCCCATCACCTTCAGCGAGCAGCGCAACCGCTTTAGCTACAGTGTGAAACTGGCGCCGGGCTTCCAAAGCTTTACCGAAAAAGCCGTGGACTTCTTCCCGGACGACCCCGAGATCCAGCAACTGCTGGACGTATTTGCCAACCTGGGGCTGATTGACGCCTCCCAATACCAGGCCAACAGCCAAAGCGGCTTTGGCCTGAGCATCGGCGCCGAAGGCAAATATGAGTTGTCGCCCAATTTCACCCTGGGTGGCAAACTGGGCTTTGATAACTTTGGGGAATACAGCGAAACCAGTGGCCAGCTGTATCTTCACTACCTGATGGGAGGCAGTAATGACTGAGCACGACACCTACTTCAGTAGCCGCCATTGCCACCCGCAGTGGCGGCATCTGCTCAGCGCGCTGTTCGATGGTCTGCTGAACTCGGTACCGGAGCAAGAAGCCCGCAGCTTTTTGCGCCAGGTGGGAGCCAACATGGCGTTGTCGCTCCCCCTCGGTGCCCACGACACCCTCGACGCCCTGGAAGGCGCCATCAACAAGCGCTGGAGCGAGCTGGACTGGGGCCAGGCAAAACTGCGCAGCCACGACGATTACCTGGCCATCCACCATTACCACTGCCCCGTGCCCCATCAGCAGGGGCGCATGGTTGAGGCAGCCCAAAAGAGCCTGGCCATGGT from Gallaecimonas pentaromativorans encodes the following:
- the bcsD gene encoding cellulose biosynthesis protein BcsD — encoded protein: MTEHDTYFSSRHCHPQWRHLLSALFDGLLNSVPEQEARSFLRQVGANMALSLPLGAHDTLDALEGAINKRWSELDWGQAKLRSHDDYLAIHHYHCPVPHQQGRMVEAAQKSLAMVLEGVYGSWLLAQGGEPDVTVRLADTQDGLVLHYGKEPAHD
- a CDS encoding cellulose biosynthesis protein BcsC — encoded protein: MNKSLLLTLALSSLSVPALAASTGVQSDFDTLFQQADFWQSKQRQDLAKDALNRILAADPNNTEALYRLAMIAIQEGDNTHASAYIERLKTVAPNDAHLEELRIAQASTDVDSGALGEARVLAASGQAEEAIARYKSLFSGDTPPASLALEYYQTLAGTQNGWDAARQGLAKLHQAQPGNSAVAIAYGQVLTYRDSTRRQGINLLAKYDAVSKDATKAWRQGLLWLDADKADQPLYQAFEQAHPGDKQVADYYHDKTTLSPTQAADQARSLGYKALDAGRLGEAEKAFRQALATKSQDPQALAGLGLVELRRQRFASARDNLAQAIRLAPAQKSQWQKAYESADFYARLGQARSASEHRQYDTALNLLAPLTGAGGSQGHDAQLLKADVLQKKGELDSAEASYRALLAKRGTDNAARLGLVNVLRQQQRWSEASEVAQALPASAKGELGDLASGQAMVLRDRAASESPVMAEATLRQASVLAPKNPWVRLDLARLLNKTGRPLAAQVLVNRGVQDYGLADDRYVAALLAKDQQRWGDVARLLEPVSASKRSAEIKDLLESAALQARLDEIKRRQQVGDREGARQLIMDMYNKPPQSAAGVGEVASMLYESGEPAMALMLIRQNDQKALTSPVAQYQTQVLVMIKAGADQEADALVARLSQRRDLGPGDWAAIEQIRNAMAVAKADKLRLADQLAEAYDVLAARLRVAPNDEPLLLAMARLYQTGNKNSKALQIYQYTLKHNPGSLDALSGAVEVAITTKDLDVADQLLAQLSRDQAEEPAMLLLAAKVARARGDNDQALRLLAKSRSKLFEGQQDQPWLVASDSQPGFDNPFAANKAPAKGKAGDNPWRRPSWLPGGDDLSTEQSPWKDQDTPAGPPSLVAQIDSLTREIHKDSATRLDANVEFRSRNGQAGLGQLDEVKTPVTIETQLGSGRLKAQITPTYLNGGTLSGDYSRFGSGALGSAASTLSQDLNDMPDVLDGIEDTAYSYEQARLSAESAQAIYQAALADKTLTAIQQAQFLATANQAELTATQAKRNFDRAVQQDLLKGIGLNTDNLTSEDWATLNSYFGQLGFDSTGGLSSTSLEAFLDSRDAFESLLGSLRAQLNSLMRSAEDLPAQHDAGVALSLAYGVGDFNFDIGTTPLGFEEVNLVGGVQWQPQLDDNLRLDLNLERRAVTDSVLSYAGTYDPSTGTSWGAVTKNGLGVGLGYDDGNLGLYANLGGYRYLGHNVYNNTAFDLSLGGYLRPIDTKTRQLQTGIHVSFQSFDKNMSNFGLGHGGYFSPQDYVAVSFPITFSEQRNRFSYSVKLAPGFQSFTEKAVDFFPDDPEIQQLLDVFANLGLIDASQYQANSQSGFGLSIGAEGKYELSPNFTLGGKLGFDNFGEYSETSGQLYLHYLMGGSND